A window of Magallana gigas chromosome 8, xbMagGiga1.1, whole genome shotgun sequence genomic DNA:
CCCTTTGTCATGTATGGCGGCCCATTACCCTTAAACAGCCGTGCCCAATCATCGccagatttgaaataaaattaaagaaatttataaatgttttactaTTTGTGTTGTGTTGCGCACTTTTCTGAGATAACAAACCGTTAAttatctcaaaaatccataaaacaaaatacaaattcaaagcagagcaacacggacctccaaatagatagcgGTAGGATCAGGaaaatgcataattatgcaTACATTTTGCATGTTTACCTTTATAAGAAGAATTCATTTTCTCCGTCTCATTGTTTGTAACAAGTGATTGTTTTTCTTCTAATTCAGCTACACCTTTTACATCAATACGTATTTTGCAAACTGaaagtttaattttacaaatatttaaacagtTTGATACATGTGAGATACGGCATTCAATGCTGAATTGTGTAAATCATTTCTGATCGATATCTAAACTTCCATTTTAATATATCTTCATGTGTActaaaatattctatttttaagatGATGTTATTGCAAATGCAAACTTACTTTCGTTAGAAGAAtccattttttcatttgttgtgTCTGTAATAAGTGATTTTCTTTCTTCCAATTTATTTGATGCACTTTCTATATCAGTGCTTCTTTTGCAAATTGGAAATTCTAGCATTACAGAAAGtgtatttgatatattataGAGCATAATCGATATTAATTAACACTATGACGTTTCAATATATACTATAAAAAGACTTACTTCTTCTACAGTAGAGGTATAGCATACAGGATGaaacacaaaaaatgaaaatgatgctTATCCCTATCCCGACCCAGAGCCAGTCGATTTTTTCATTTCCTGATGTATCAATACGGTGAGTTGTGTTTTGAGAACTGTAAACATTGAAACCATTACAGGGAATGCTCATCattaattttatacaattatttacaaGAACAATAATTAATGGTTGAGTTTAGATGGATATTCCGAAAAAGGGGTACAATAATGGTGatgtattttacatgttttaatgtgtttatatttataaagcCATTTGCATCTTACATATTTAACTTACCTTTTACAAGAGTGTTCGGCCAGGAAACAACCATTTCCAATAGATATACAAGCTGGGTCTGTAAAATACCAGTAGATACTGCAAAATCTGTTTATTAGGCGAGTAATTAATTCCGCGACTCAAcatttttgcatcaaatcgcaaGAGTATAAAATCTCGAACGCCAAacttcatttagtttacatctgtgtgtaaaataaacacgagattttaaaatccgcgataTGTACTTTCCGAGATTTTACGCAGATTTTAATTCCTTGCGAATatttaggaatttacagtttaCAGATAGTTCAAACGTTGACACTATGCACGAGAAAATTGCTCCATGCTACTTTGTTGGCCTTCGCATAAAGAAATATTCTGTGTCCGAATTGATAACACAGTTGAAGATAAATAGGaaattaaaaaagtcatttgcCATTTTGTCAAGTTCAAGAAACGGACTTCAAAGTGCAAGTGGTTATGCATCCGCacgtttgaaaaaaaaccccactacGATCAGAATCAAATTACCTGGAAAATGAAAAGACATAGAATACAATTTTACTCCGGATATTCAGCTCGACAATTGCGATTTGGATGTTAAAGTCTCAGTGCATCTTCATTTATGGTAGATTAAAATCAATAGTATaactttttcagaaaatttcTGCTTCCTTTATCATTTTGGAtaccatttaaacaattttaaaaaatatttttttcagtattgtttcAGTCATTaagaacattttataaaaataactgTTTTTGTTAATTACACGTGGGAccatgtaattataaaattgttaaaaaggtcttatttacaatgcatgaaaGTTCCATACAAGTCGTTATGAATCCACTCGCAGTATTAATGCATTGAAACGATGGAAAACGCTTATTTTAGATTAAatattgtgtttatttgcatgTACTAAGGCGAATTGTTAAGTATGAGGAAACTTGAATGGCAAGAGTGTAGATTTAAAGCAACTACTTTAATGTTTACTTCATTTTCTGCATTTGCTTATCAccatattaaaaattttcttttactgATCAATCTTTTAATTATGTCTAGGTATGGGCGGCGGAAAGGGTAAAAGCAATTTAACCAATTACCAATGCAACACAAAATGCCAAGCAAAGAAGTATCAGGAGAAATCCTACGCTGAAAAAAAAACGTACCCTTGAAATACAAGGAACTTTTAAtgatgattcaatttttttttcaaaggagcCAGCGAGAAAGGTTAAATGACTTGCCAGGGGTGGGGTGGTGGTTGGGaaactctgtatcttgtttTGTATCTTGACCTCCAAAATTTGGTCAAGCATATAAAGCATCAATTTACCattctatatataaaattgaagataataatgattaaaatttttggggctcaaatcgtgtccaattTTAAGTCACTTTAAGAAATTGATTCTGAAATTATATTTGCAATGGAATTGCTTTTCTTATGAGTTGTCATATACATTGgctttttaatatgtatattaaattttcgAAACAAAAGAATGCTGgtactaacccccccccctccccccccccaaaaataaaaaaataaattcgcGCTATTGTCTTCTAGGGGTTAGTCCTGAATGTTACCCAAATTCGGAAggataaaaagaattaaaacaaaatcaggGTATACTTAAAGATAGGGCTTGAATGTTTTATTAGTTGTCAGGTTCGATAAGATTTTCATTATGGCTTTCAGACTTTGCTttagaaattttgattttacagtATATAAAAAGTATTGATTAGTTCTTGAAAAGAGTAAAGTCTGGCTGTTAAATCATTATGAAAGATGcccgtttgaaaaaaaatatatttcttttaagatTGGCTTTGCGTTTATAATGAATAgtgttttaaagtaaatttctGCTTGCAAAAACAGATATGGCATATATCATTATGAAAGCCACGTAAGAAAAACAttaataattaatgattatacagcaaaactcgtttataacgaatttcaagGGACCGTAGAAAAAACTTTGTTATAGCCGTAATTCGCTGTACGTTGataacgaattcgtaaaaaatattatagcgaattcgttataaattaaatgattaaggGTTTTTCCGGGTAACAGTTTTTCAAACTATCGTAAGTTATAAAATTAGTATTActgtcatttacaaaaaatgtcaatataaccatttcatttcaattttaaaaaaaattccgtatactatttgaatttgagtattttatatatgcatcttaaaattgcatgtttcttcaatgaattttgaaatggaaaaaattcgttataaaaatgataaaatacgttAAAATTTTGCCAGCGGGGGTCTTAAAATTACTTTGTTATAGCCGTGTTCGTTATATACATCAATTTTCTATAGGTTTATATAAGAAATTGGCCTGGGCATGAATAATAATTCGTTAAAGCCgtaaattcgctatatccgtgttcgttatattcgagttttgctgtaattataaaatatacgagggttgtcccaaaatagcgtagacaagtggcgttattcagttaatcgaagacaaaggaagatgaaattcGTGCCACAAAGAattcaagaaatttgcattcaaataatgttttaaaatcgaatattgtttgagattaaattagtgaaatgaaagcatgttagatcagaaattctACATGtggcgcaatgtcaaaaacaaaaagttaaaatcaacataatgaattgaaaattgggcgaaaaagtacttttcgaatgaaaaaattcaaataaaacatacaccgatatttgataataattctattatttactcagaaaatgttttggctataacaaaacttttagatattttatagcgcgttttgtgacaagttgaaaagttaagtggtaataaaatgacgtttttagcgtttaaggcggcgcagcagtaactgatacaattttgtaaagaccatgaaataaatcctaagcggctttggaagtaaatgaaattaacaaaatcgatgagaaatgcgttttgtgaataagtagtttaacaacattgaaaatatttgaacaagtatgatgacaataagtggaaaaaagaaaccccgaacgatatcaatggacgtcaaaatgttgaacgacacatttcggtaagacggacgttagacaacaagtaatacagggcaagtttggagccgacagatcgtttgtacttagaaaatatttaaaaacaaaacaaagctagaaatatatattgaatgtgcACGCAGagtacatgttcaaagataatattttttctaagacatgttcggaaataaaacgtaaatgttatcgtGAACGATGTGGATggtttagcaacaacgtaaaactggaaatttttgacatcgcacattgcgccgcctgacaaaacttgttgttactaattattcattatCTCGAGAAATgaataaagtacagatttgaacttttcagcattgtttgctaaagggtcattgaagaaaacatagaagtctaatgaaattccagtgaacagattataaattatgtgtcctgtctacattattttgggacaaccctcgtatgtaTTATCAAACATTCTAGATTTAAAAAGTGAAGACGGTATCTCAAAAATGGTGTTCAATTTGATGAGAATTTTAAACACAATATGGACTTAACatacatacattaaaaaatttcgtataatactaGAAATTATGTTAGCATTTACCAACTTGTGTTTTGATAAACTTAGCAGGAAGTAATATGCAAAAGTTATAACATTGTACACTTACATTCAAAGATGTTTATGCTTTGATGAGAGGCACTGGGACATCCATCTGTGAAGTTGTTACAGCTGTATGCATCAACAtgaaaactttttctttttagatataAACAAACACCTGAAAGTCATTAAAATTATACCTAAGCCCTATGACCCTCATTAATACAAAATGATCTCATGGCATTTATGATCAGTTTTgcttcaaaattaataaaactacaAAGAAGGTATACTAATAACCGTATATCTAATTTGTCAAACTGTAAACGTCCTTTTTATACCTTCCTGAATCCATATAAAAGGTGCTGTGTGACAGAACTCTAACAGCTCCGTGAGCTTTTCGTTTGGTAAACACGTGTAGCCATTAGTCTTGTTACAGTTGAGAACTGACGATCTCTTGTTCCACTCTAATTCATTTCTGGGACAAAATGGTGTCGTGTACACAGGAGACTTATAACCATCAacctttttctgaaaaattaaaacgttATTTatacggaatttttttttttatcatgagtaataaacaatacatgtatattcttacGAATAATTTTGTCTCGGGTATGTGGTTATGGTCTATGCAGTTTCTgccaaaaaattgtttttgaaataaagtgcATCGAAATTACGTCACTATATCTAGAAActccattaaaatattttggtgtGAGTTGTTTAGAATTGAACAAGAAAATACTGAACCAAATGTTAACTTTATCAAATATTCGCCAAAAGGTATGTAATTATGCTTTTATTTCTAGGCCAGGGTTTCGTGTATCGTTGTTTTCGATATAATTAGTAAACTTTTGACTAAAACAACACTACGCTTATATTTTGAAGTTCATATTTAACACGTATCAATAGTTTAACATAAGCTTAACCTTGAAAGAGCTGTTAGAATCCTGTGTTACGTGTTCTTGTGATGCAACatgccgttttccgtgcaaactatgTAAAAGTTGGGAATGTTTTTAGAGAACTGTGGAAAtaacataaataatataattctaGCAGCAGTTTAtataaaactaatattttttcttaacttgATATGTTAACGTTTTTGTGGAAAAACCGGAATAGTGTTGTTTTatctcattttatataaaagaatataattatgtaagCTATTTATAATCATCACGTGACAATGCACCGATGTTGGAGTAGTGTACTACCTGAGTTTTATTGCAGTGACATCTATTTAATGGGGTAAATAATAAGTCATTGGTCCGATTTATAACATCAATTTCATTTACGATTTTGTGTATTAGAGTAAAAAAATAaacgctaaattgcccatatgcttccttacaCTACCCATGTATCTTATTAAAGACCCCGACCACACTTAATTCAACAAAGTAAATatgtaactttcttttttaaagtcaatGCTGGCAATTTACGATTTGCTATTATAATAGACTGTAGAATGCGCAATATTGTAGCAACGCGATACGGAGAACGTTCTAAAATGATCAAGGGTTTTTAGGAATAAGTTTTCCTGGATTTCAAGCTTATTTTGCCTTTCACTGGATATTCCATACCAGTCTAATGGTTGTCATATATTGTTCTTTCAAATCGTATCGTCCACTGTAACATGTTCGGGTGAATAAAATACCCGAATGTAGCAATGCATGAATCTCGACCTTTTATATGGGATGTGTAGCGATGAGCGTTACCATGGTAATAATAGAAAACGACAACTTATATatcggtagtcggagataaaaggtaaataatgcatatttataaGCTATGTTAGTTTAAACATACTACATTGTAATCACAGCAACTAATACTCCAGCAACAATTAATGACACTCACTTAAAGAGTCCCTGGGGTTCAATGATAGTAATTTCAGGCAACGAGATATTCACAATAATTTTTTGCgttttatgtatatgtatttctcGTCTctgtttatcatctaaaatctaaacttttttttaaaaagtcaaaatcaATATCACAGATGCTgttaaatttatcaaaagatGTTCACTTTATACTTGCTGTCCTCCAGCCAAAAAAGGAGAAAACTGCagcattgcatttttatttttttttcatggattactgtggaatcatttaaaatcGAGGGATTTTTGCTTATTCGCGGGGATGTCATTTCGTGGATTTGTTGGTTTTTAGTATCAGTAagataaaacattctttttaaaaaacttttccTCGAGGATGTAAATTCTACATGGCTACCCTTAAATACCACGAacattgagccaccacgaattttaatgatttcacaagTTTGGTGCCTACATCTGACCTCGTCAGGTGTGGACATCCACTGACGTATACAAGCTGACGCATAACGAACTATGAATCTATCCGTTTAATACAGTTTGACATGTTATTGCCatgcattttttgaaaaaaatattgctgtaTTTCCATAAGTCTAAAATTGATAGGTCTGATTAATagatataattatcaaataacatttaagaatatttttgtgacatttaattttatagacgcttttaaataaatatatcaaacattTCATTGGCCTGCCTTATTCTTTTCAGTTCATGTgacaaaatgaattaaataaattgaaatgccTAAATTCACTTTAAATGTAACCCAATCATTATATGTATCGCGGAAGCAGGatgtttttgtgtaaaaaagTTTACGATAATTTATTAACGGTGAAATATTTTcgtttcttaaattttcattgcAATACGGGATATTTATCATGATAGTTTAAATCTGGTAAAAAGCTGAAAGTAATATTCATTAACGACAAATTTAAACCAAGTCATCTGTAATACTATATCAGATGATCTGAAAATCAAGACGCGTCCATACATGTTTATGCAAAAAAAGATACATCAGTAGGtatgtgtgacgtcataaatccaaaaaattaagaAGGATAAGCAAGGAACAATTTTTTGGAGTGATGAGTTTTCACGGCTATTTCTCAGGAAtgcaaagacaaaaaaaaaattactacacGTTTtctaacatttatttatacgaagctttatatttatgaagaaaaaatctTAGTGTTTAGAATAGTTACATATGACCTTTAATGATTTATGTACtgctttaaacaatatttttcatttagttTGTAGGACCATTAGGTATTATAtactattatattttaaatttaatgtttcgCCATTTGTTTTTTATCAAAGAATGCCTGTCGACACGTTCATAATCCAAAATTTCTGATAATATCATGTTTGTGCAGTACGTAGCAGTTGCAGCCATAGTTGAAACTGTAGAATAtgctaattacatgtacattgatatgcataaaatataataaacacattatatattcctttagttatattttttttttactgtaacaTTCGCAAGGActcagttttatcaaaattgtgTTTCAATTATACACCTTAAAAATCCCAAGACTGACATTCCCTTTTTCCCTTTGTGTACGAtcctcttttgaaaaataaaattctaatgGTGTTTTGTTTATGAGTATGACCTAAGTTATTCTTAACAACGACAACGGATTCATATTATCTCAGTAtgtcaaagaagggatataggATCTACAGGAATTATTTTGATTCTAAATGTAAACCATTATGATAGAATCTTATCAATTCCACTATGTAAAGTGAGTTGAAATGTATAAATTGATTAgttaataaaatcaatgaattaatttttatcctATTTtgggcttgtcaagatttttagTTTTTGGTTGAGTCGCCCCCACCCCCCGGTAATTACGTCGTAATATGTCATTTAACATGCAGGCACTCGTGTgtgaaatataaacaattgGCATGAAATCAAGGCCCTGCAAAAGCGGGTTTCAATGCACGATGTTTTTAAATCACCATTTACTTCGGTTTTGTATTCAAAATACTTAACGGaccatgtgcatgtatatgttttGGCTAGGATATTTTAAGATGAACTCAGGGACAAAGAGTTACAAACAGAACCATTCTCCTGTCTTATAGACCCACGATCATTATCTTGATATTTCATCCATAGAATTTGGTTTCCAAAACCAATGTTAGTTTATCTTTGGACTCATGTTGATGTTACGTAAggtatttttatatcaatttaatatATAGGCGCAGACCACTCACTTCAAGCATAACACAATCACATATTCAACGTTTAAAGATTGTCAATAATACTGTCAATAGACtagaatattgatttatttgaatgtGAATGAAGAGATAGTTTGGCAATGGGAGAAAATAAGGTAACTTTTTGTACATGCAAATGTTGAGATAAATTCCAATGCCTGcaatttcaatatgtgcatcttAGGTGCAATGCTATTATCCTCCACAATATTGAAATTGAAAGTAGCATAGTGAATAGAAACATAAACCACTTGAATGGTTCAACTTTAGTCAATTCAATTCTTAAACCGATTAACCATTTCATAATTCTTGAACACATAAAGTAGTGCAGGAAATATTTTTCATCGAACAATAAAGTTATAAAGGGTATGTCCAGTTGTATAACCGAAATATAGAGGTAAATTATTTACTTACGCATTTGTTTTTAACGATATTGGAGGAAAAGAAATATCCAAAAATCATGAAACACACTATTGTGTAACGGCCCATTTCGCCTCGTGAAGAAGTTTGCTCTAAAATGTTTAATGGGTCtcaacctaaaaataaaaacatctcattatttaaaaatatctttctgGTGTTTCCTGTAGAATGCATATGTTGGGGCACCGAAAGGTGTTTTATAAGAATATGTGTTACGaggtaaaacatttttctgaTACCTGTtctaaattcaataaaaaatacattcatttGCATTTATGATAGAAATCCACAaaccaaattaaatattttaatctatTTATAAACTATAAATAAACTATCTAAGCTGTTCACAATCCACAGAGACCCCTGCACCTAGCGTAGATACCTTCATGCCTCTGAATCAATACAATACATGTTTCAAAATCAATTCACAGAACCCTCTTGCCAAGGGCATTATTGGCTTTTAATAGGCTTTGGCTTAATTGTATGCTCAGGAATAGATTAATGATTAGAAtactcatttcttttttaatgtagaAGTGACTGGCAACTTAAAAATCCTTTTGTTCACTTTTGTCggaattataattataaaaacaaaagtatATATTCTGCTTAATTGATGTAGGATATATCAAATTAACACTACCAGTCAACATCAGCTATCAGCTGGTGTGAAAATGGTGTACCTTTACTCACCTAGTGTATTTATCCTTGCAGTCAAGTTACTTATTCAGAACAATTGGAGGTTTATTcagaattcattaaaaaaaacttagttGCAtgttactgtggtttcatcaatattcgtttaTACACCGATTTCCGTGGATTTAGTTAATCCgcgaaattaaatgttaattgaaGTGAAATTTCtattaaaggtcatatgaaacgatatcctgatcatattgagttatatacgggaatgagttcataagtgcctatttaataagactgacattgttttttggatattttatgcaaaatgtgagcgccacagtcgatcaaaattacttaatcgggaaaaggaacattgacttacgcggcttacctcccttgcttatgacgtcagtaagacccaatcgccttataaagctattttgtgaatacaaatatccatgtcattttgcagcattttaaaagaaaaaaaatactattttatataaaacttgtataattatacaataatcaaccacgtcagtattttctctctcaagaaatgaaatcgtgtgcgtttttatttacatctaatcgcgtgtacataatgatattcagtttcgagactgcagggagaatgaatgattttcttcatagatccacatgcaagtattatattattttaatataagcatatttatatgttttattttgatctttttaatgaaattgacatatTCAAAAAGTCTGATCGTTTTTTCCCATTTGCACgttcatgcaattcattaagattttttttctaaacaacttgTAGGCTCATTGTGCCTCATTCGCTTCacgattatattgtttgtttcactttcaaattcacaaatatgttaccattcaattatttttagtctaagagaaatttcttcaaatgttttgtttttgaaacgtgtacttgaatgtgcggtgttttgattttaaaacgtgtatgtgcggtgtttactcacagatcccttttatctcactttcttccgcaatgttttctttcgtttttttttatcattattgatgcttgttcttaataaaatctgttgattatcttcacattcgttcacaactatttttatcaaacaaccgatttattttaccgatacatttctaaatccttaaatgccatatttccgcgatctaatttaataaaacgttaatacacgtgtacacaaagtattttctaaagatattgctacatgtatatatcaataagtcagaaatttatattatttcgaaataaaatttaagaataattttgcagcattttatagcagctcttaaatacaaactatgtacacaatgcctcaaacattttcattggcctgccttatatacttttttatgtgacaaaataaatcaaatcaatttaaatgctttaattccctttaaatgtagctcaatcattatacgtaccgaagaagaaaatgatgtttctatttcaaaaggataaggataattcattaatcagctgtaaatgttggagcatttctttcgttaaatttCCACTCCAGTTCGGGATCTTCatcatgattttacttttgtgagaagctgatattagatttattcattaacgaccaattaaaactaagtcatctgtaggctactacgaaatcaaatgatctcatttgaaaagaaagacacgttcatatatgcaaaaattactaaaatttaatcgataaactactgtaaaattacactagttttaatgcattgtttacatcggtgggtctctgtgacgtcataaatacacaaaatcaagaacgataagcgggcaagaattttttcaggtgctcagttttcacggttatttctcagtaatgcaaaggcaaaaaaatcttacatcatgtattttaacatttttttataccaagctttatattcatgaaagaaaatcataattttaaaaatcgtttcatatgacctttaacattttgtattgctATGGCCATTGGCCGCGaaataacatgaaaatttgtagccttgaatattaatgaaaccacaatatACTGTGTTCATTAGTCTCAGTATGTTTGTATTGATCAGGTAAATAGATAATGTTTCACATTCATATGGTTACCTGTATATTAGTTTGAACACCTTCCAAAATATATCTACTCTTGGAATCGtacattataaatataattcattaattagaCACGTTGAAGCGTAAAAGGCATAGTCAACCATGTTTTTCTTTACTCGCTGCTATCACTACAATCCATATATATGTTGCTAACTTCTTACCTGTTGAAATTATTTCAAAGTATAAAATCCCACCTATCTTGACCTCTATTTTATATCGCCATAGTTAGTCGATTCcgataaaattatcaaacttCATGCACTTAATACAATGAGAAAACATGATATCCAGATGTGCAGTAAAGCATAAcaaaatcgaagggtttatttACCCGTGTGATGGTATTGGGAATAGTAAAACTAAAATGTGCCTTTTGATTGCCTGATGTCATGACGacaggcatatctaaggtttgaaagttgcattctccgaaacagtgccGACAATGGGAGCAagcaatatcatattttcacaaaaaagattaaccgatgcatgtttaaggtgtcagcatttacattcacaattgatgaaaatgttatatgggtGTTATAACAACAGCAAGCGAGAGTTTTCAAGTTAAAGGGATGTTCAATATCcagtgcacgtgtgtaatccttttttaaatatagatcaGCATTCCACCATATCTGAACGGTagaaaagtggggagggggtcatcgcaacaagttgtaacatattgtcGATTACGTTTTActatgtaagtaataattggttTTGGATTACCATTATACCAAGAGagttaaacaaatatatattcatacagctggaatgttcactggaggaactaaatcgccaaagcggggtgtgacccgattttcgttcagttgggCGATCTCATTATTCTTGAAAAGGGGACATAATTCGctgtcttactaaatgtacattactacatttaacaGTTACTTATCAAATGTGTTTGTTAATTCGATAGATTTTTTCGAAAACATCCTATtcaaagtataatatacatgtatgtagctgttACAATGCTATCTCTGCATCTCTGCCAATGGTGGAGATCATTCAAATGCAAACATCTCAGCcgttgcgtgaatggtaaagcaGGACTTCGCGTCctaatgtctcattcatagtttttgcgcTGATTAGAGGACGAGTCCGTTGGGATCATGCGAATACCCCAGAGCACACCGTGAAttta
This region includes:
- the LOC136271010 gene encoding uncharacterized protein, encoding MGRYTIVCFMIFGYFFSSNIVKNKCKKVDGYKSPVYTTPFCPRNELEWNKRSSVLNCNKTNGYTCLPNEKLTELLEFCHTAPFIWIQEGVCLYLKRKSFHVDAYSCNNFTDGCPSASHQSINIFEYPACISIGNGCFLAEHSCKSSQNTTHRIDTSGNEKIDWLWVGIGISIIFIFCVSSCMLYLYCRRSKSFYSIY